The following proteins are co-located in the Hydrogenophaga sp. RAC07 genome:
- the uvrA gene encoding excinuclease ABC subunit UvrA, producing MSDAFLPAELPAGAIQPASDDEGRDRPTEGGTGLIRIRGARQHNLKNIDLDIRTGELTVVTGPSGSGKSSLVFDTLFAEGQRRYVETFSAYARQFLDRMDKPAVDRVEGVPPAIAIDQTNPVRSSRSTVGTMTELNDHLKLLFARGAELFDRETAALVRHDSPESIYAELSARAAAQGDPRLVVTFPVELPASTTPEEIEQWLSASGYTRVQAERIVHRAAPAAAADEKAKSKGKGKAAPMEAIKVLDVVADRFRIGTTEPARVMEAIEVGLKRGGGKLMVYALKLESDPQLGEPDIWRFSTGLHCPESDIRYSEPTPSMFSFNSAVGACEACRGFGRVIGVDYGLVIPNDKLTLRAGAIKVFQTPAWKEAQDDMMRHAEAAGIPRDTPWAKLTEEQKHWVRAGSPQWNGKWNQHWYGVDRFFEYLESKAYKMHIRVLLSKYRSYTECPSCGGARLKTDSLLWRLGTKLQADAVLKPAKRYLPHGVKWSRSQVEALPGLCLHDLMLLPLDKLRAFFASLAPSLAQAPIPAFPQGGKEPSTGQAQALKLLLDEINTRIRYLCEVGIGYLTLDRQSRTLSGGEVQRINLTTALGTSLVNTLFVLDEPSIGLHPRDMARINDAMLRLRDAGNTLVVVEHDPAVMLAADRLIDMGPGPGERGGQIVFDGTPEAIRSADTLTGAYLGARKTIGMGFKRAVTDSTPRLILEGAREHNLKDVSVEFPLQRLVVVTGVSGSGKSSLIQDVLAPALLRHFGKSTDTPGAHDRLLGAEQLGEVVFVDQSPIGKTARSNPVSYVGAWDAIRALFADAPLSRQRSYTPAKFSFNSGDGRCPTCGGSGFEHVEMQFLSDVYLRCPDCDGKRYRPEILEVRIERGDRSLNVADVLDLTVSEAAELFKADREVIRVLQPIVDVGLEYVKLGQPVPTLSGGEAQRLKLAGFLAEASKSASASRQPLSRKGTLFLFDEPTTGLHFDDIAKLMRSLRKLIDAGHSLVVIEHNLDVIRSADWLIDLGPEGGDAGGLVVAEGPPEQVREHASSHTAKALREYALSMGAVHAVREGRAADYLGQSSGLAAAARRSDQHGNAIRIVNAKEHNLKNLSVNIPRGQFNVISGVSGSGKSTLAFDILFNEGQRRYLESLNAYARSIVQPAGRPEVDAVYGIPPTVAIEQRLSRGGRKSTVGTTTEVWHFLRLLYVKLGTQHCVHDGAAVMPQSADSIAAAILKRYAGQHIGLLAPLVVNRKGVYTELADWARPRGYTHLRVDGEFLPTTGFPRIDRFKEHTIELPVADFVVSADNEAQLRSQLTKALEIGKGVVHVLHPLDGLARALEEGASTRELGQLEVFSTTRACPVCATSYPELDPRLFSYNSKHGWCPDCVGTGLKLSRDQRTVLDDSVRDDKERGREQSFAEPEVEDLVDEVCPGCAGTRLNAQARAVKFSAVGITDVARLSVREVRSWVQGLMKEAVMSTRETGIARDLLPEIESRLAFLEEVGLNYLTLDRGAPTLSGGEAQRIRLAAQLGSNLQGVCYVLDEPTIGLHARDNAILLNALHKLGDMGNTLVVVEHDEDTIRRADHIIDIGPSAGKRGGRVVAQGTVDDLSANPESVTGRYLLHAMKHPLQPRRAVDSFPLWGKAGIGAGAPSAVPQASPHPNPPPAGEGASHWLRVHGAQLHNLNQLDAAVPLQRLVVITGVSGSGKSTLARDVLLTNVAAAVAQRSTKAGRDAMDRGEYPAWSGCASVSGYESVDRVLEVDQTPIGKTPRSCPATYIGFWDTVRKLYADTLEAKARGYGPGRFSFNTGEGRCPGCEGQGMRTIEMSFLPDVKVPCEVCHGARFNPETLAVTWKGKSIGDVLQMEVDEAVDFFAAMPSIGHPLQLLKDVGLGYLTLGQPSPTLSGGEAQRIKLVTELSKVRDDITRRGQKPPHTLYVLDEPTVGLHMADVEKLIRVLHRLVDGGHSVVVIEHDLDVMAEADWIIDLGPEGGGGGGLIVAAAPPDEVVRLDTHTGRVLGPVLAR from the coding sequence ATGTCCGATGCCTTTTTGCCCGCCGAGTTGCCTGCGGGCGCGATTCAACCCGCGTCCGACGATGAGGGGCGCGACCGACCGACGGAAGGTGGCACTGGGCTGATCCGCATCCGCGGTGCGCGCCAGCACAACCTGAAAAACATCGACCTGGACATCCGCACCGGCGAGCTCACGGTGGTCACCGGGCCCAGCGGGTCGGGCAAATCGAGCCTGGTGTTCGACACCCTGTTTGCCGAAGGCCAGCGCCGCTACGTGGAGACCTTCAGCGCCTACGCGCGCCAGTTCCTGGACCGCATGGACAAGCCTGCGGTGGACCGCGTGGAAGGTGTGCCACCGGCCATTGCCATCGACCAGACCAACCCGGTGCGCAGTTCACGCTCCACGGTCGGCACCATGACCGAGCTCAACGACCACCTCAAACTGTTGTTTGCGCGCGGCGCCGAGCTGTTCGACCGCGAGACCGCGGCGCTGGTGCGTCACGACTCGCCGGAGTCGATTTACGCGGAGTTGAGTGCGCGAGCCGCAGCGCAGGGTGACCCACGACTCGTCGTCACCTTCCCGGTGGAGCTGCCCGCGAGCACCACGCCGGAAGAAATCGAACAGTGGCTCTCCGCCAGCGGCTACACACGCGTGCAGGCCGAACGCATCGTGCACCGCGCTGCACCCGCCGCCGCCGCCGATGAAAAAGCCAAGTCCAAGGGCAAGGGCAAGGCCGCGCCAATGGAAGCCATCAAGGTGCTCGACGTGGTGGCCGACCGTTTCCGCATCGGTACCACCGAGCCGGCGCGGGTGATGGAAGCCATCGAGGTGGGCCTCAAGCGCGGCGGCGGCAAGCTCATGGTGTATGCCCTGAAATTGGAATCTGACCCCCAATTGGGTGAGCCCGACATCTGGCGCTTTTCGACCGGCCTGCATTGCCCCGAGAGCGACATCCGCTACAGCGAACCGACGCCGTCGATGTTTTCGTTCAACTCGGCGGTGGGGGCTTGCGAGGCCTGCCGCGGGTTCGGGCGTGTGATCGGGGTGGACTACGGGCTGGTGATCCCGAACGACAAGCTCACGCTGCGTGCGGGCGCGATCAAGGTGTTCCAGACGCCGGCCTGGAAAGAGGCGCAGGACGACATGATGCGGCACGCCGAAGCGGCCGGCATTCCGCGCGACACGCCCTGGGCCAAGCTGACCGAGGAGCAGAAACATTGGGTGCGCGCGGGTTCGCCACAGTGGAACGGCAAGTGGAACCAGCACTGGTACGGCGTGGACCGCTTCTTTGAATACCTGGAAAGCAAGGCCTACAAGATGCACATCCGCGTGCTCTTGTCCAAGTACCGCAGCTACACCGAATGCCCGAGTTGTGGCGGCGCGCGCCTCAAGACGGACAGCCTGCTCTGGCGCCTGGGCACGAAGTTGCAGGCCGATGCGGTGCTGAAGCCAGCGAAGCGTTATTTGCCCCATGGCGTGAAGTGGAGCCGCTCGCAGGTGGAGGCCCTGCCGGGGCTGTGTCTGCACGACCTGATGTTGTTGCCGCTGGACAAGCTGCGCGCGTTCTTCGCCTCTCTTGCTCCCTCCCTCGCGCAAGCCCCCATCCCCGCCTTCCCCCAGGGGGGGAAGGAGCCGAGCACCGGCCAGGCGCAGGCCCTCAAGCTCCTTTTGGACGAAATCAACACCCGCATCCGTTACCTCTGCGAGGTCGGCATCGGTTACCTCACGCTCGACCGCCAGAGCCGCACGCTCAGCGGCGGCGAGGTGCAGCGCATCAACCTCACCACGGCGCTGGGCACGTCCCTCGTGAACACGCTGTTTGTGCTCGACGAACCGAGCATCGGCCTGCACCCGCGCGACATGGCACGCATCAACGACGCGATGCTGCGCCTGCGCGACGCCGGCAACACGCTGGTGGTGGTGGAGCACGACCCGGCCGTGATGCTCGCGGCCGACCGCCTGATCGACATGGGCCCGGGCCCGGGCGAGCGCGGCGGGCAGATCGTGTTCGACGGCACGCCCGAAGCCATTCGCAGCGCCGACACGCTGACCGGCGCGTACCTCGGCGCGCGCAAGACCATCGGCATGGGCTTCAAGCGCGCGGTGACCGACAGCACGCCGCGCCTCATCCTGGAAGGCGCGCGCGAACACAACCTGAAGGACGTGTCGGTCGAGTTCCCGCTGCAGCGCCTGGTGGTGGTCACCGGCGTGTCGGGTTCGGGCAAGTCCAGCCTGATCCAGGACGTGCTGGCGCCCGCGCTGCTGCGCCACTTCGGCAAGTCCACCGACACGCCCGGCGCGCACGACCGCCTGCTGGGCGCCGAACAACTCGGCGAGGTGGTGTTCGTCGACCAGTCGCCCATCGGCAAGACCGCGCGCTCCAACCCGGTGAGTTACGTGGGCGCGTGGGACGCGATCCGCGCGCTGTTCGCCGACGCACCACTGTCGCGCCAGCGCAGCTACACGCCGGCCAAATTCAGCTTCAACAGCGGCGACGGGCGTTGCCCCACCTGTGGCGGCTCGGGCTTCGAGCATGTGGAGATGCAGTTCCTGAGCGACGTGTACCTGCGCTGCCCGGACTGCGACGGCAAACGTTACCGGCCGGAGATCCTGGAGGTGCGCATTGAACGCGGCGATCGTTCACTCAACGTGGCCGACGTGCTCGACCTCACGGTGAGTGAAGCGGCCGAACTCTTCAAGGCCGACCGCGAAGTCATCCGCGTGCTGCAACCCATCGTGGACGTGGGCCTGGAGTACGTGAAGCTCGGCCAACCCGTGCCCACGCTCTCGGGCGGCGAGGCCCAGCGCCTCAAGCTCGCGGGTTTCCTGGCCGAGGCTTCCAAAAGCGCCAGCGCGAGCCGCCAGCCGCTCTCGCGCAAGGGCACGCTCTTCCTCTTCGACGAGCCCACGACCGGCTTGCACTTCGACGACATCGCCAAGCTCATGCGCAGCCTGCGCAAGCTGATCGACGCCGGCCATTCGCTGGTGGTGATCGAACACAACCTGGACGTGATCCGCTCGGCCGACTGGCTGATCGACCTCGGCCCCGAGGGTGGTGACGCCGGCGGTCTGGTGGTGGCCGAAGGCCCGCCGGAGCAGGTGCGTGAACACGCCAGCAGCCACACGGCCAAGGCGCTGCGCGAGTACGCACTCTCCATGGGCGCGGTGCACGCGGTGCGCGAAGGCCGCGCGGCCGACTACCTGGGCCAGTCCAGCGGCCTGGCCGCCGCCGCGCGCCGCAGCGACCAGCATGGCAACGCCATCCGCATCGTCAATGCCAAGGAACACAACCTCAAGAACCTGAGCGTGAACATCCCGCGCGGCCAGTTCAACGTGATCTCGGGTGTGAGCGGTTCGGGCAAGTCCACGCTGGCCTTCGACATCCTGTTCAACGAAGGCCAGCGCCGCTACCTGGAGAGCCTGAACGCCTACGCGCGCAGCATCGTGCAGCCGGCGGGCCGGCCCGAGGTGGACGCGGTCTACGGCATCCCGCCCACGGTGGCGATCGAGCAGCGCCTCTCGCGCGGCGGGCGCAAGAGCACGGTGGGCACGACCACCGAGGTCTGGCATTTCCTGCGCCTGCTCTATGTGAAGCTGGGCACGCAGCACTGCGTGCACGACGGCGCAGCCGTGATGCCGCAGAGCGCCGACAGCATTGCGGCCGCCATCCTCAAGCGCTACGCGGGTCAGCACATCGGCCTGCTGGCGCCGCTGGTGGTCAACCGCAAGGGCGTCTACACCGAGCTGGCCGACTGGGCGCGCCCGCGGGGTTACACCCACCTGCGCGTGGACGGCGAGTTTTTGCCCACCACCGGTTTCCCGCGCATCGACCGCTTCAAGGAACACACCATCGAGCTGCCGGTGGCCGACTTCGTGGTGAGCGCCGACAACGAGGCCCAGCTGCGCAGCCAGCTCACCAAGGCGCTGGAGATCGGCAAGGGCGTGGTGCATGTGCTGCACCCGCTCGACGGCCTGGCCCGTGCGCTCGAAGAAGGTGCGTCCACCCGCGAACTCGGCCAGCTGGAGGTGTTTTCCACCACGCGCGCCTGCCCGGTTTGCGCCACCAGCTACCCCGAACTCGACCCGCGCCTGTTCTCGTACAACAGCAAACACGGCTGGTGCCCCGATTGCGTGGGCACGGGCCTCAAGCTCTCGCGCGACCAGCGCACCGTGTTGGACGATTCGGTGCGCGACGACAAGGAGCGCGGGCGCGAACAGAGCTTTGCCGAACCCGAGGTGGAAGACCTCGTGGACGAGGTCTGCCCCGGTTGCGCGGGCACGCGCCTGAACGCCCAGGCGCGCGCGGTGAAGTTCAGCGCGGTCGGCATCACCGACGTGGCGCGCTTGTCGGTGCGTGAGGTTCGGAGCTGGGTGCAAGGTCTCATGAAAGAGGCCGTGATGTCCACGCGCGAAACCGGCATCGCACGCGACCTGCTGCCCGAGATCGAAAGCCGCCTGGCCTTTCTGGAAGAGGTGGGCCTGAACTACCTCACGCTGGACCGCGGCGCGCCCACGCTCAGCGGCGGCGAGGCGCAGCGCATCCGCCTGGCGGCGCAGCTCGGCAGCAACCTGCAGGGCGTGTGTTACGTGCTCGACGAACCCACCATCGGCCTGCACGCGCGCGACAACGCGATATTGCTCAACGCGCTGCACAAGCTCGGTGACATGGGCAACACCCTGGTGGTGGTGGAGCACGACGAAGACACCATCCGCCGCGCCGACCACATCATCGACATCGGGCCGAGCGCGGGCAAACGCGGTGGACGTGTGGTGGCGCAGGGCACGGTGGACGACTTGTCGGCCAACCCCGAGTCGGTGACCGGGCGCTATTTGCTGCATGCGATGAAACACCCGCTGCAACCGCGCAGGGCTGTTGACTCCTTCCCCCTTTGGGGGAAGGCAGGGATTGGGGCCGGCGCTCCGAGCGCAGTTCCTCAGGCGAGCCCCCACCCCAACCCTCCCCCAGCGGGGGAGGGAGCAAGTCATTGGCTGCGCGTGCATGGCGCCCAACTCCACAACCTCAACCAACTCGACGCCGCCGTTCCCCTGCAGCGTCTGGTGGTCATCACGGGTGTCTCCGGCTCCGGCAAATCGACGCTGGCGCGCGACGTGCTGCTGACCAACGTGGCCGCCGCCGTTGCCCAACGCAGCACCAAGGCCGGCCGCGACGCCATGGACAGGGGCGAGTACCCGGCGTGGTCCGGTTGCGCCAGCGTGAGCGGATACGAGTCGGTGGACCGTGTGCTCGAAGTCGACCAGACACCCATCGGCAAAACACCGCGCAGCTGTCCCGCGACCTACATCGGTTTCTGGGACACGGTGCGCAAGCTGTACGCCGATACGCTGGAGGCCAAGGCGCGCGGGTATGGCCCGGGCCGCTTCAGTTTCAACACCGGCGAAGGCCGCTGCCCCGGCTGTGAAGGCCAGGGCATGCGCACCATCGAGATGAGCTTTCTGCCCGACGTGAAGGTGCCCTGCGAGGTCTGCCACGGCGCTCGCTTCAACCCCGAGACCCTGGCCGTG
- a CDS encoding ABC transporter substrate-binding protein codes for MQNHIKPWPQRLCTLGLAGLIAFSAPAWAQLRIGNPSGITGSVAAGVKENIDGAKLYFDAVNARGGVNGQKIDLVSVDDKFDPKVTVEVSRKLITEQKVLALFLNRGTPHSQALLPMLAELKVPLVGPSTGAMVLHEPVNPWVFNVRATYQREAAKAIEHLASIGMTRIALLETDDSFGADSAAGALKGFATVKQTPVLQEKFPRDKPDFTELAGRVAKSNAQAVMIIGSAGNASNGMKAIREAGSRAQLVTLSNNASEGFIKLLGEHARGVIVTQVFPNERSVAFPLIKEAQDLARAKGLDGVSPAMMEGFAAAKVVTEGLRRAGPNPTPVALRDALEGIRNYDIGGLQISYSATDHTGLDFSDLSIVNASGKFMR; via the coding sequence ATGCAAAACCACATCAAACCCTGGCCCCAACGCCTCTGCACCCTCGGCCTGGCCGGCCTCATCGCCTTTTCTGCTCCCGCGTGGGCCCAACTGCGCATCGGCAACCCCTCGGGCATCACCGGCTCGGTGGCGGCCGGGGTCAAGGAAAACATCGACGGCGCCAAGCTGTATTTCGACGCGGTGAACGCGCGCGGCGGTGTCAACGGCCAGAAGATCGATCTGGTGTCGGTGGACGACAAGTTCGACCCCAAGGTCACGGTGGAGGTGTCGCGCAAGCTCATCACCGAACAAAAGGTGCTGGCCCTGTTTTTGAACCGGGGCACGCCGCATTCACAAGCCCTGTTGCCCATGCTGGCCGAGCTCAAAGTGCCTTTGGTGGGCCCGAGCACCGGTGCCATGGTGTTGCACGAACCGGTGAACCCCTGGGTCTTCAACGTGCGCGCCACCTACCAGCGCGAAGCCGCCAAGGCCATCGAACACCTGGCCAGCATCGGCATGACGCGCATTGCCCTGCTGGAGACCGACGACTCCTTCGGCGCCGATTCGGCCGCGGGTGCGCTCAAGGGCTTTGCCACCGTGAAGCAGACCCCCGTGCTGCAAGAGAAATTCCCGCGCGACAAGCCCGACTTCACCGAACTCGCCGGCCGCGTCGCCAAGAGCAACGCCCAGGCTGTGATGATCATCGGCTCGGCCGGCAACGCCTCCAACGGCATGAAGGCGATCCGCGAAGCGGGTTCGCGGGCGCAGCTGGTCACGCTGTCCAACAACGCCTCGGAAGGCTTCATCAAGCTGCTGGGTGAACACGCGCGCGGCGTGATCGTCACGCAGGTGTTCCCCAACGAGCGTTCGGTGGCGTTTCCGCTGATCAAGGAAGCGCAGGACCTGGCCAGGGCCAAGGGCCTGGACGGTGTGTCGCCCGCGATGATGGAAGGCTTTGCCGCGGCCAAGGTGGTCACCGAAGGCCTGCGCCGCGCCGGCCCGAACCCGACCCCGGTGGCCCTGCGCGACGCACTGGAAGGCATTCGCAACTACGACATCGGCGGCCTGCAGATCAGCTACAGCGCCACAGACCACACGGGTCTGGATTTTTCCGATTTGTCCATCGTGAACGCCAGCGGCAAGTTCATGCGCTGA